In Streptococcus porcinus, the genomic window CTCATAACGGCAATCATGGCTCCTCTTCACATAGACCAAATGGAAACTCGTCTTCTGATAAGCACAATAATAAAGATTTTGAGGGTAAATCATTTAAAGAGCTTTTAGATTTATTGCATAGTATGGATTTAAAAGATCGTCATGTTGAATCAGATGGACTGATATTTGAACCAACACAAGTAGTAAGAGCTAATGATTTTGGTTATGTTATTCCTCACGGGGATCACTATCATATTATTCCTCGTAATCAATTGTCAGCTTTGGAAATCTTGTTAGCTGACCGCTATTTAGCAGGACAAACGCACGACACTCCAAAACCACATCAACCAGATAAAGATAAAACTAAAAAAGTTATTCATACATTTTTAGGACATTCTATTATAGCTTACGGTAAAGGGCTTGATGGTAAGCCTTATGACACTAGCGATAACTATGTCTTTAGTAAGAACTCTATTTATTCTGTTGATAAATCCGGAGTAACTGCTAAACACGGTTCTCACTTTCACTATGTGGGATTTGGTGAATTAGAACAAAATGAACTGGATCAAGTTGCAGAATGGTTGAAAGCCAAAGGTCAAGATAAGGAATTAGCAAAAGCTTTGGGGCAATCAGAAGGAAAAGAGAAGTTCCCGTTTGATGCTAAAAAAGTCAGTCTTAAAGTAGTTAATAATGGTAAAGTTGGTTATATGATGACTAAAGATGGTAGAGACTATTTTTATGATCGTGAACATCTTGATTTAACACAGATTGCTTTTGCAGAACAAGAACTGATGCTCAAAGATAAAAATAACTATAAATATGATATTAAAAATGATGGTATTGAGCCAGCACTACTGGTAAATCTTGATAGTTTACCAATGCATGTTGGTAATGCCTCTTATGATACAGGAACTGAATTTATTATTCCTCATATTGACCATATCCACGTGGTTAGGTATAGTAATTTATCAAAAGAACAGATTGCTACAATCAAGTATTTAATGAGTCATCCAGAAGTTCGACCAGAACCATGGACTCAGCCACATGGTAAAGGGGAGAAGAAAACACATACAGAACAACCTAAGTATATTGTTAATGTCACACCAGTGGAAAAACGTCAAGGTCTGCCAAACTGGATGGTTATCCATTCAGTAGAAGAAGTTCAACAAGCACTTAAAGAAGGCCGCTACGCTACTACGGATGGTTACATTTTCAATCCTCACGATATCCTTGATCCAAAGACATTTGTTTGGAGAGATGGCTCCTTCAGTATTCCTAGAGCAGAAGGTGGCTCTTTAAGGGCTATCAGGAAAAATGACCTATCTGAGTCTGAGTGGCAAAAAGCTCAAGAATTCGTTGCTCAGAGAAGAGCTTCAGATGCTGCACGTGAGAAAAAAACAGATAAGAAATCACCGACTGAAAAATCACCCGAAAAATCATCTGAAAAAGCAGTTGCTCCAAGCGTGAATCCGGCCCCTAACGAAGATAAAAGTAATGAAGTAAGGACGACCGTTCCATTGCTAAAAGAGGAAGAAAAGAATCTTCCGGAAGTGAGCAAACCAGAGAAGGTCCAACCTTCAGAAAGTAATAGTTCAACCAATTATGGGTTGGATAGTGGCACCCTACAGGCTCATATCGCACAATTGGCCCAAAAAGAAGGAATTGATCCTAAACAGATGACTCTCCTACCAACTGGTGTTCAATTTACTGATAAAACTGGTCATCTCGTTCTATATGATATTAAAACCCTACAAAAAATCGGTTAATCTGGCTATTTTTGAAAGAAGGTGACTTGATAAAAAAGGCCATGTTAAAAAACACTTTTTTAAGTCATTAGCCCAAGTAGATCAAAAAAGGGATGCTTTGTCTAGGGGAATCAATAGTTTCTAACAGTATATTGTATAACTTTAGACATAAGGTTATAGCATCATAAAAGCAGGAATTAAGGATTAATTCCTGCTTTTGTTATAAAATATTTCAAAAAATATCAATAGCTCAGGTATATGAATTAATTTAAGAGTTATCTAGTTCAACAGTATTTTATAATCTATTTAGAAGGCTCATTAATTCTAGTTAGTGTGATAAAATGAAATCAGGATGATAAGGTAGATGAGAAGTGAACAGGAGACAATTCATTTAATACGGAGCATAGCTCAATTGGATGATAGAGTTGAGGCAGATAAAACAGCTAGCAAAACCAACTCAACTAGAAAAGCAACATAAGACTTAACCATGGTAACTATCAGTCAGCGATGATTCTTATGAGAAGTTCTCAAAAACTAGTTAAAGAAAAGCCTTTTAATATTTTTTGATAAAAGGAGTTCTATGACCACAACATTATATTTTATTCGCCATGCTGAACCGAATTATGGTAACCATAATGATCGACTAAGAAAATTGAGTGATAGAGGGGTAAAACTTTAGTGGACAAATTCTCTGTAATTTCG contains:
- a CDS encoding pneumococcal-type histidine triad protein, translated to MKKKYIYTSSAVAILLASHIGLYQLGKLQADTNHKDNKIAYVNDIKKSTQASKKDKTMDQISAEEGITAEQIVVKITDQGYVTSHGDHFHFYNGKVPYDAILSEELVMTDPNYQFKQSDVVNEVLDGYIIKVDGKYYVYLKPGSKRKNIRSKQEIAEQAAKGTKEAKEKGLAKVSHLSKAEVVAVNKAKSQGRYTTDDGYIFSPTDVIDDFGDAYLVPHGNHFHYIPKKDLSPSELAAAQAYWNQKNGRGSHQTDYQPFPFPNPAPHRGSTWHNSPNHGPHNGNHGSSSHRPNGNSSSDKHNNKDFEGKSFKELLDLLHSMDLKDRHVESDGLIFEPTQVVRANDFGYVIPHGDHYHIIPRNQLSALEILLADRYLAGQTHDTPKPHQPDKDKTKKVIHTFLGHSIIAYGKGLDGKPYDTSDNYVFSKNSIYSVDKSGVTAKHGSHFHYVGFGELEQNELDQVAEWLKAKGQDKELAKALGQSEGKEKFPFDAKKVSLKVVNNGKVGYMMTKDGRDYFYDREHLDLTQIAFAEQELMLKDKNNYKYDIKNDGIEPALLVNLDSLPMHVGNASYDTGTEFIIPHIDHIHVVRYSNLSKEQIATIKYLMSHPEVRPEPWTQPHGKGEKKTHTEQPKYIVNVTPVEKRQGLPNWMVIHSVEEVQQALKEGRYATTDGYIFNPHDILDPKTFVWRDGSFSIPRAEGGSLRAIRKNDLSESEWQKAQEFVAQRRASDAAREKKTDKKSPTEKSPEKSSEKAVAPSVNPAPNEDKSNEVRTTVPLLKEEEKNLPEVSKPEKVQPSESNSSTNYGLDSGTLQAHIAQLAQKEGIDPKQMTLLPTGVQFTDKTGHLVLYDIKTLQKIG